The following proteins are encoded in a genomic region of Arachis stenosperma cultivar V10309 chromosome 4, arast.V10309.gnm1.PFL2, whole genome shotgun sequence:
- the LOC130973379 gene encoding uncharacterized protein LOC130973379, which produces MNIIRQRLMHTLRHDGPTETLKKKALELEKKRKTRKPKSKEQFIVQVPENLSYLDTATMPMVVAAVGIVVFAKLLMMYDESRAQELLERKIKHAPAGQGSVRMLSREEWDKVRELRPRTPFESKLARPNARIRTGEPLCLEDLKDWTIDVLMDGVTRAEECGKHGSL; this is translated from the exons ATGAACATAATTAGGCAGAGATTGATGCACACGCTTCGGCACGATGGCCCAACAGAAACACTGAAGAAGAAGGCATTGGAattggagaagaagaggaagacgaGGAAGCCCAAGAGCAAGGAACAGTTCATCGTCCAAGTTCCCGAAAACTTGTCGTACCTCGACACCGCCACCATGCCCATGGTTGTCGCCGCCGTTGGCATCGTAGTCTTTGCCAAGCTCCTCATGATG TATGATGAATCAAGGGCTCAGGAGTTGCTGGAGCGGAAGATCAAGCATGCTCCAGCTGGTCAGGGAAGTGTGAGAATGCTGAGCCGCGAGGAGTGGGACAAGGTTCGAGAACTCCGGCCTAGGACCCCGTTTGAGTCCAAGCTTGCCCGCCCTAATGCGAGAATCAGAACTGGAGAACCCTTGTGTCTT GAGGACTTGAAGGATTGGACAATTGATGTTCTCATGGATGGTGTTACTAGAGCTGAAGAGTGTGG